In Holophagaceae bacterium, the sequence GACGGGCAGGCTTCGGATGCCTTCGGGAACCAGGTGGACTTCAAGAACACCATCATCATCATGACCTCTAATGTAGGGAGCAGAGAATTGCTGGCGGACAAGAACATGGGCTTCCTGGAGCAGGACGCCCGTCCGGACGCCAAGGCCGCGGACGTGATGAAGGTCCTCAAGCGCTCCTTCAGCCCGGAATTCCTGAACCGCATCGACGAGACCGTGGTCTTCAACCGCCTGGGCGACGAGGACCTGCGGCGGATCGTGCGCCTGTTGGTGGAAGACCTGAACCTCACCCTCCAGAAGCACAACTTGCGCGTGGAACTCAATGACGATGCCTGCGACCACCTGGTGAAGACCACGGCCCGGGACCGGGCCTATGGCGCCCGCCCCCTGCGCCGCGCCATCCAGAAGCAGGTCGAGGATCCCCTCGCGGAGCTCATGGTCGCCCATGAAACGGTGCCGTCGGGCATCGTGCGCTTCCACCTGGAAGAGAACAAGCTGGTGCCAGTCTTCGAAGAAGCCGCGGCTTCGGAATCGCAGGCCAATCAAACGCAATTGGTGGGAGCCGCCGAATGACATTGAAGACCCAGATCAAACACTGGGCGGCCGCCCGGTGTGTGGGGGGCCTGTTGCCTCTCATGCTCGTGGCGGGGACACCCGCCATCCTGCGCGCCCAGGAGGCCGAACCCATCGTGGCCATCGAGGTGGCCGGAGCCCAGAAGCAGACCGCGGAGACCGTGATCTTCAAGTCCGGCGTCAAGGTGGGCGATGATCTGCGCAACCTGGATCTGGCCAAGATCCTGGAAAAGATGTGGGCTTCGGGCTCCTTCGACGACATCAAGTTCGAAGTCCAGGATGACAAGACGAAGGCCGGCAAGAAGCTCATCATCATCATTCGCGAACGCCCCATCATCAAGGAAGTGGATTACCGGGGCGGCACCGAGCTGGGACTCACCAACATCAAGGACAAGGTCAAGGAGAAGAAGCTGGCCATCGCGGCGGATTCGCTCTACGACCCGGACGCCGCGCGCAAGATCAAGGATTTGATCGTGGACCAGGCCGCGGAAAAGGGGTTCCGCAACCCGGTGGTGGACGTGAATCTGGAGACCATGGGCGCCGGCGTGGCCCGCCTGGTCTTCGACATCAAGGAAGGCGGCAAGGCCCGCATCTACTCGATCAAATTCCGAGGCAACAAGGTGTTTTCCAGCGGACAGCTGGCCCGCGCCATGGCGAAGACCCGCCGCCACTGGTCCTTCAGCTGGCTGACCTCCCACGACCTGCTGGTGGACAAGAACCTCGAAGAGGACCTGAAGCACGTCAAGGAAGCCTATTGGCGGAGAGGCTACAAGGATGTGTTCGTGGGCCAGCCCACCATCGAGGTGCAGGACTTCACCACCGCCAAGCAGAAAAAGAAGAACCTCAAGCGGGAGAGGGAAGCCAAATCGCCCAAGTACGACCTCCGCGCCACCTTGGTGGTGCCTGTGCTGGAAGGCGAACAGTATTACGAAGGCACCTTCAAGGTCGAGGGCAACGAGAAGGTGTTCAAGGAAAAGTATTTCCGGGAGAAGTACGCGGAGATGAAGCGGGACAACCGCTCGGTTGTAGCCAAATTCCTCAACTTCAAGCCATCGACCGAGGACCAGCCCGCCCAGAAGGCCCGTCCTTTCGACCTCGACGCCCTGACCAAGGCGATGGACAAGATCAAGGAAGGCTATAGCAATGCGAGCTACATCCTGTATCGCGCGGAGAAAAAGCTGGAAACGCGCGAGGAGGCAGGACGCAAGCTGGTGGACACCACGCTGAAGGTCGATGAAGGCGAACCCTTCACCATCCGGCGCATCGAATTCGAGGGCAACACCACCACCAAGGACAAGGTGCTCCGCAGGTCGCTGCGCCTGCGGGAAGGCGATCCATTCTCATCCGAGGAGTTCAAGGATTCCTTCACGGGCCTCGGCCAGCTGGGCTTCTTCGACGTGAAGAACCAGGAGCCCAAAGTGGACCTCGTGCCCAACAAGCCGCAGGTGGACATCACCATCAAAGGCGAAGAAGCGGGCGTCAACGAATTGCTGTTCCAGGGCGGCTACGGGCAGCTTTTCGGCTTCTCGCTGGGGGCCAGCTTCTCCACGAAGAACCTCGGCGGCGGCGGTGAGAGCCTCGCGGTCAGTTTCAACGGCGGCCAGTTCTCCAAGAGCGCGTCCATCTCCTACGTGGAGCCCTATGTCCTGGATCTGCCCTATTCGTTTTCCGCGAGCGTGTCCAATGGCACCACGGACTATGACGCCTCCCGGGTGGGCGCCAGCAATGCCTATAAGCAGTTCACCCGTTCCCTGGGCCTCAACACCGGCACCAGGCTTTCCACCTTCTTCCCCCAGAGCCGCTGGGCCTTCTTCACCACCTATTCCGTGGGCTACACCTTCAGCATCATCCGCATCGAAGGCGGCCGGAATATCTACTACCGCGATGCCAACAGCCAGCTCACCTCGACCTTCAACCAGAGCATCGAGTTCAATACGGTCAACCATCCCTACAAGCCCACCCAGGGCACGCGCTTCGGAATGAGCCTGGAGTACGGCGGCTGGCAGTTCGGCGGCGACAAGCCTTCCCTGCGGGCCAACTGGAGCTTTTCGAAGTACGCCAATCTGGCCGATCGCCACATCTTCGCCGCGAACCTCAGCTACGGCTATCTCCAGGGCCTTGGGAATGAAGTCTTGCCGCTCTACCAGCTCTACCGGCCCGGCGGGGAGAACAGCATCCGCGGCTATAGGTATGGCCAGGTGGGTTCGCTGCTGCTGGACAACTTCGGCAATCCGGTGGTCGTGGGCGGAAACAAGCAATTCATCGCCAACCTGGAATACCAGTTCAAGGTGGCTGATCCCTTCCGGCTGGTGGTGTTCTATGACGCAGGCAACGCCTGGGCTCCGGGCACGAAAATTTTCTCCAGCGATTTTGTGAGCTACACCCTGGGCACCCAGACCATCGCCTATAAAAATCCGACCTTGCTCCGCAGCGTGGGCGTGGAATTGCGGTTCTTCCTGCCCATCAGCCCTGCACCGTTGAGGCTGATCTGGTCGCGCAAGCTCAACCCCTATCCTTTCGATCCCGAGGGCCAGAACGATTTCCAGTTCAGCATCGGGACGACCTTTTAGCGGGATCATTGCCCCGATCTGCGATAAACTGACTTCTTTGTGATTGGAGCCCCCATGCGCCGAATTCTCGCCCTTGCAGCCCTCGCCACCCTCGCCTCGGCCCCCGTGCTGGCCCAGGAAGCACCGGCCCCCCGCTTCGCCATTTTCGCCCCGGACCAGCTCTTCAAGACCTCCAGCCGGGCCAAGAAAGTCGTGGAGCAGTTGGATGTGGTCGGCAAAGGTCTGCAGGAAAAGCTGGTGGCCAAGCAGAAGGAGCTGGAGAAGATGGCGGAGCAGCTCAAGAGCCCCGGCCTCTCCGATGAAGGCCGGGCGAAGCTGCAGCGCGATCTACAGGATGGCGAAGTGGCCTTCAAGCGCGCCCAGGAGGACAGCCAGAAGGAATTCAACAAGGAAAGCGACAAGATCTATGGCCAGTTCCAGACCGAGGTTGGCCCGATCGTCGAAGCAGTCTCCAGGGAACGCAAACTCCAGGTGGTCTTCCAGTACACCCGCCAGAACGCGGGCATGTTCGCCTTCACCGATGAAAAGTGGGCCGTCGAATTCACCGATGAAATCGCCAAGCGCTACGATGCCAAGTTCGAAGGGAAATCCGCCGCGCCGCAGGGCGATGCGGCCAAGCCGGCCGCCAAGCCCGCCGGACCCAAAAAGAACGGATAGGAACCAGCCCGCTACCTCTTTCCGGTAGATCCATAACCGCCAGCGCCGCGATGGGTGTCCCCCAGGGCGGCGCTGGCCGTTTCAAGGCTCCATTCGCAGGCCGCCACCGGGGCGATCAACAACTGGGCGATGCGTTCCCCCCGGCGCAATTCGAAAGCTTCCTGGCCGTGGTTCACCAGCACGACGGCCACCTCGCCGCGGTAGTCGGCATCGATGGTGCCCGGCGCGTTCAGCACGGTCACGCCATGGCGCAAAGCCAAGCCTGAGCGCGGTCTCACCTGGCCTTCGAATCCTGGTGGGATGGCCATCACGAGGCCCGTGGGCACAAGCCGCCGTTGGCCCGGCTCGAGGCTCCAGGTTTCGGCTTCAGGAATCGCCGCCCGCAGATCCATCCCCGCGGCGAAGGGGGTCGCGTAAGCCGGCAGTTCCAGGCCTGCCGCATGGGGAAGCTGATGGATGGGAATTTTCATTGGATCACTCGAACACGACCGTTCTGTTTCCATAATTCAGGACGCGGTGCTGCAGGTGGAGACGCACGGCCCGGGCCAGGACCATGCGTTCCAGATCGCGGCCCTTGCGGATGAGGTCCTCCACTGTGTCCCGGTGGCTCACGCGGGTGATCTCCTGCTCGATGATGGGGCCCGCATCCAGTTCCGGCGTCACGTAGTGGGCCGTGGCGCCGATGACCTTGACGCCCCGGGCATGGGCCTGGTGGTAAGGCTGGGCCCCGGCGAAGGCCGGCAGGAAGCTGTGGTGGATGTTCATGACCGCCGGAAAGGACCGCAGGAAATCATCGCTCAGCACCTGCATGTATTTCGCCAGCACCACCAGATCCACGCGGTGCTGCGCCATCAGGGCCAGCGAACGCGCCTCGGCGTCCGCTTTCGACCCAGGTGTCGCAGGCACGTGCTGGAAGGTTATTCCGAACTGTTCCGCGGTGGTCCGCAGATCCTCATGGTTGCTCAGGATGACGGGGATCTCGGCCTTCAGCTCTCCGGCCCGGTGGCGCCACAGCAAGTCCAAGAGGCAGTGGTCCTGGCGGCTGCACCAGATGGAGATCCGCGGCACCTCATCGCTGAAATGAAGCTGCCAGGGCCTCCCTTCTGGTCCGCCCATGGGGTCCGCCACCTCTGCGAGCGCAGCGGGGAGCTCGGCCTTCGGGAGCGCGAATCCTTCCATTTCCCATTCGATGCGCCCGAGGAAGCGGTCCACCGAAAAATCCGTGTGGTGGTCCGAATCCAGGATGTTCCCGCCGTGCTGGAACACGAAGTTCGAGAGGCGGGCGACAATGCCCTTCTGGTCGGGGCAAGAGATCAGGAGCGTCGCGGTCTGCTTCGGGTTCATCACTTCACCAGCTGGCCGCAGGCGGCGCTGACATCCCGGCCCCGGGACCGGCGCACGGTGACAAAACAACCGTGCTTTTTCAGCCGGTCCGAGAAGGCCTGGATGCGGGCTTCGGCGGGTTCGCGGAAATCGCTCGCGCCATGCTCGTTCATGGGAATCAAATTGAGGTTATGCCCGCGGCTCATGGCTCCAAGCCAGGCCACCAGGCGGTCCGCATCCTCGTCCGTGTCGTTCTCACCCGCCAGCAGCACGTACTCGAACGTGAATTTCTCGTTGGACCGGAGGCCCCAGGCGTCCAGGGCCGAGCGCAGCCGCCCCAGGTTCCACACCTTGTTCACCGGCATGGTGCGGCTGCGGGCTTCGTCGCTGCTGGCATTCAAGCTCAGGGCCAGCAATGGCCGCGGTTTCAGCCGGGCCAATTTCTCGATGCCGCTCACCAGGCCCGAGGTGCTCACGGTGATGCGGCGCGCGGGGATGCAGAGGCCCGAGCGGTGGGTGAGCACGCGGATGGCCCGATGCACATGGTCGAGGTTGTGCAGGGGTTCGCCCATGCCCATGAACACAAGGGTGAGCCTCGATGAGGTTCCGGGGCCCAGGGCCGACATCGCCGAAAGCACTTGGCCCACGATCTCGCCGGCGCTCAGGTTGCGCTGGATGCCCATGGCGCCCGTGGCGCAAAAGGTGCAGCCCATGGCGCAGCCCACCTGGCTGCTGATGCACATGGTGACCCGCGCATTTTTCACGACCCGGGGCATGTGGACGGTTTCGATGCGGCGGCCGTCGGAAAGCCGCAGGGCCAGCTTCCGGGTGCCATCGGAGGACCCGATGGATTCCTCGATCCTCGGCAGGCTCAGGTCCGCGACGGATTCCAGGAAGGCGAGATTCGCCTTGCCGAATTGCGGCGCGCCGCCGGTCCAGGTCCAGGGCCGCTGCAACAGCGAGAAGAGATGGTCCGCGTTGTTGGGGCAGCCGAGGGCCTTCAAATCCTCCGGCAGCAGCCCGAACGCCGAAGGACGCCCCGCCTTTTCAGGGGCCGGGGCGTCCCAGGGCATCGTGGCTCTCAGGTCCATGGGGTCGCGGCTTACTTGATGCCCAGCAATTCCACCTCGAAGCAGAGGGTCGCGTTGGGGGGGATGACGCCGCCGGCGCCGCGGCTGCCATAGCCCAGGACGCTCGGGATGATGAGCGTGCGTTTGCCGCCCACCTTCATGCTCAGCACGCCCTCGTCCCAGCCCTTGATGACCTGGCCCACGCCGATGGTGAATTCAAAGGGCTGCCCGCGGTCCACGGAGGAATCGAATTTGGCGCCCTTGGCTTTTCCATCCCACAGCCAGCCGGTGTAATGCATGACGCAGGTCTTGCCTTTCATGGGCGAGGCGCCGCTGCCTTCGACGGTGTCCAGGTACTGCAAGCCGCTTGCGGTGGTGATCATCTTTTTCTCCTTGGTGGGGGCGGTGGTTTTCTGGCCCTTGTCGGCCTTGGGGCCATCCGCGGTCGAAGCGCCGAGGTTGAGGGCCATCGTGGCGGCCAGTAAGGTGCGAAACAGCATGGGAACTCCTGTCAGGGTTAGGGGCCGTTACAAATTCACCGGTGCAGTTCTGGTGGGTTTGCTGCGGCCCCTTATGCCGGTCCACCATGTAAATGACCTAGTCATTTCCCCGCAACGGCTTAAGCCTCCAGTGTACCTTGCGGCAGGCGAAGCGGAGATCTGGAATGACTCTGCCCAGGCCCCTGGCCTCGCGTTTCGAGATGCTAGGGTGGATGCATGATTCCATCCAATGCATCCGCTTTCCGCCTCCGCGTGGCGGTGCTCCTGGCCTTCACTGGGGGCGTGGTCGCCTTGGCGCTTTTCCTCCCGCGCATTCCACAGCCAGAGGCCTACCATGCGTTCGCCGATCAGCGGATGATGCTCGGCATTCCGAATTTCTGGAACGTGGTCTCCAATGCGGCGTTCCTACCGGTCGGGCTCGCGGCGCTCTGGGTGATGTTCCAGCGTCCGGGACCGCGGTTCCGCGCCCCATTCGAGCGATGGGCCTACATCGTCGCTTTCTCCGGGACCTTGCTGGTGGGGGTGGGATCCGGCTACTACCACCTGCATCCGGACAACCACACCTTGTTCTGGGACCGCCTGCCCATGACGCTCGTGTTCATGGCGCTGTTGTCGGCGGTGGTGGCGGAGCGCATCCACGCGAAGGTGGGCGCGCTGCTGTTGATGCCCTTCCTGCTGCTGGGGGTCCTGAGCGCGGAAGTCTGGCGCCGGGGGGAACTCACGGGAGTCGGCGATCTGCGCTTCTACCTGCTGGTGCAATTCCATCCGCTGCTCGCCATCCCGCTGATGATGGCGCTCTTTCCGCCGCGCTACACGCGCACCAGGGACATGGCCTGGCTGGTGGCCTGGTACGCGGTGGCCAAGGCATTGGAACAATGGGATGCCGCCGTGTTCCAAGCCACGGGCGGCCTCATGTCCGGACACGCGCTCAAGCATGTGGCTGCGGCCCTGGCCGTGGCGGCCTTGGCGGGGATGGTGGCGCGCCGGGAACCGCTCGCCTCGGATTGAATCCCTTCTGCTCAGCTCGCGTTCGGGTGGCGTTCCAGCATCAGGCGCAGTTGGGGGTTGCGCCGGACCGCATCCTGGCGCCGGAGGTGGACGATGAGCTGTGGCGGCGCGGCGCTCCAGCGGGCGATGTTCTGGATCAGGAGGGTCGAGACATACGTGCGGCGGCAGAGCAGTGCGGTCGTCTTTCCATCGACCGTCAGGCCCGCGAGCTGGGCCAGGCACCGCCCTTCGGTGCCGAAGATCAGCTCCACCCGCTCCTCGGCCGTCCGCTGGAGGAAACTCGCGCGCAGGACTTCCCGCGCCAGGCGGCGCGTCTGTTCCGGGGCATCATGCGAAACGGACACCAGGTACTGCTCTGCGAGCCGCCGCGGGGACCAGAGGCGCCGGAATACGGTTCCCGGCAGTTGCGGGTTTTGAAGGAGCCCGCGGCGCACGCCCACATCGTTGGCGTAGGGCGCGCGGGACGCCACGGCCTCGAGCCCGGTGGATGTCCGGTGGTGCGTTGCGATGAGCCGGGCCTGCGCCAATCCGGCGGCTGGATTTTCCAGGATCGCCTGGATGACTTTCGGCATCGGGTCGAAGCAGTAGGCGCTGAGCTCCGGTTCCAGGGCCTGCTGCGCAGAAGCCGCCCGTTCATCCACCGGGTGGCGGTGGAGGGACCGTTCGTACAATTGCCTGTGGGTGGCCGTTTCAGCCGCCTCGGCATTGGACTGTTCTGTGGCAGGCGGTTCGTCCACCCAAGACGGTTCCGGCCCGGCGGGTGGCGGGTCCGCCACGTCAGGAGGAAGGCCGGGATCCTCCGGAGCGCGGGCATCGCGGCCCTCCGCATCCACAGCGCCCATCGCGACCAGTTCCGCCAGGAGCGACTCCATGCGCGGGATAGGCAGCCGCATGGCCTCGGCCAAGGCCGCGACGTTGTCGGTGCCATCGAGTTGCGAAAGGAGGATCCGCTGCAGCGCATCGAGCGGGAGCGTGGATGGGTCCAGATCGGCTCTTGGCGCGGGTTTCCAGCTCATGGGGCGGCCATGGTCAAGCCACCAGGTCCTTTGCCCTGATTTCGAAGCCGCGCTTGGTTCCCAGGGCCGCCAGGCCGAGCGTGGAGGGGTCCAGCCATTCTCGGGCCACGCGCTGCACCTGCGCGCAAGTGACCCCGTCGATCTCGGCGAGCTGCTGGTCGATGGTGCGGACTTCGCCCTGCTGCAGGGATTGGTTCGCAAGGCTGAACATGCGGCTGTTGCTGCTCTCCAGGCTGAAGACCAGGCTGGTGCGGGATTGCAGCTTGGCGCGCTCGAGTTCGTCCGCGCTGACGCCGGCGTCGATGATCCGGGCGCATTCGGCCATGGCGCGCCGGGCCACTTCCCGGGCCAGTTTCGGGGCGCATCCGACCGATATCTGGAGGGCGCCCGTGTCGGCGTAGTGGGTCAGGTAGGATCCCACGGAATAGCAGAGGCCGTGGCGCTCCCGCAGCTCCATGAAGAGCCGCGAGGACATGCCGCCGCCGAGCACGTAGCCGAGCAGCCCCGCCGCCACGCGGTCGGGGTGGCGATGGGGCGGGGCGGGGAAGCCCATGACGAGGCTCGTCTGCTGCAAGGCCTCGCGGTTCTCGTTCAACAGGAAAGGGGAAATGCGATGGGCCGCTGGCTGGATCGCGGAGTGTCCCTTCGGCAGCTTGTCCAGGACTGGCCGCAGCAGGTCCATGAACCGCTCCGGATCGATGGCGCCCGCGGCGGTGACGAGCAGGTTCGGCGCGGTGTAGGTCTTCGAGAAGAAAGCCTGGGATTCCCGGGCGCCGTAGGACCCGACCTGCTCCCGCCGGCCCAGGATGGGATGGGCCAGGGGACCGCCTTCCCAGAATTTCCCGTAGAAGATCTCGGTCACCCAGTCATCCGGCTGGTCCTCGCTCTGGGCGATCTCTTCCAGGATCACATCCCGTTCCCGCGCCAGTTCCTCGCCGTTGAAGATGGGCGTCGTCACCAGCTCCCCCAGCAGCGCCACCAGGTCCGGCAACTGGTCGGCCAGGACCTTGCCGTAGAAGCAGGCCACCTCCTTGCCCGTGAAGGCATCCACGCTGCCGCCCAGCCGGTCCGTGGCGGCGGACATGGATTCGGGATCCGGAAAGCGCTCGGTTCCCTTGAACACCGTGTGTTCGATGAAATGGGCCAGGCCTTCTTCATGCAAAGCTTCGTGGCAGCTCCCGCGCCGCACCCAGAACCCCACAGCGCAACTCCGCACATGCGGGATGGGCTCCACGAGTATTTCGGTGCCCAGGGGCGTGAGGTGGCGATAGAGAGCGTCGGCTGCGGGCATCCATCCATTCTACTGGACAAGCCATTGGGAGAATCCGCTCAGCCCTCGGATTCGCTTCCCGCGAGGCCCAGCGCCGTAGCCTGGAGCTTCCAGCCGCAGAGCGCCCAGCAGGCGAGGCCGAAGCCCATCAAGATGAGGATGGAGAGGCCCACGGGCGTGGTGATCTGCTCCTGGGCCAGCAACTGGCTGGCGGCCACATCGCTGGAGCGCGTGCCGGCGATGCTTTCGATGTAGTGGACGAAGGTGATGCGCTGCAGATTGCCCGGAAAGATGCGCACCAGCGGATCCCAGATGAACAGGTACAGCGCTCCCCACAGCGTGCCGCGCTTGAAGACCAGGCCCAGCAGGCTCATGAAGGCGAGGATCGCCCAGTAGGCGAAGACCATCGCCGCGGCCTGGTAGAGGAAAGCTTCGGGGTTGGAACCCAGGCCGAGCAGGCCCGCGCAGGCCGCCACCAGCCAGATGGCGCCCCAGCCGAACCACAGCAGGCCTTTGCCGAAAGGGAGCATCCAGACGGTGGAAGGCCGCGCCAGCATCAAGGGAATCGTCCGCTGCTCGATGTCCTCGCGGATGCCCGCGGGCGCGGCCACCAGCGCCATGATGGGCAGCATGAATTTGGCCAGCACGCCATGGAAGGCCATCAGGTAGAGGGCCGGGGGGATGTGCTCGCCTTGGATCCGCAGCAGGGCCGTGAGCGCGAGGCTGAGCAGGATAGGCACCACCGGAATGGCGGCCAGGACCCAGCCGCGCACCTGGAACACCCGGGGCAGGTAGCCCCGGGCGACGGCCTGCATGGTTTGAATGGGGGAGGGGATCACACGGGTGGACATCAGGCGTTGTCCTTCGTCAGGTACTGGAACACCGCGTCCAGGTTGAGATCCAGCGGGTCGAGGGCGCTCAGGGGAAGCTGGCCGGCGGCGATGGCGTCCTGCAGCTTCGGAAGGAAATCCCGGGGATTCCGCACCGCGAGGATCGCGGAGCTTTCTTCCAGGCGCAGCGCCACCAGCTCGCCCTGTTCGACGGCCCATCGGGACACCTGGCGGACGTCCTGGGAGGCCAGGCGCAATTCGACGGGGTGGCGGTCCAGCAGCTCGCGGATCTCCGGGACCGAACCCTCCGCCAGCAGCCGCCCCCGGAACAGCAGCAGGATGCGCTCCGTGAGCTGCGCCACTTCGCCCAGGATGTGGCTGCTGACGAGGATGCGTTTGCCCGCCGAGGCGAGGTTCCGCATCAGGTCCATCAGGTTGAGCCGCGCTTCGGGATCCATGCCGTTGAAGGGTTCATCGAGGATCAGCAGATCCGGATCGTGGAGCAGGGCCTGGGCTACGCGGATGCGCTGCCGCATTCCTTTCGACATGCTTGAAAATCCAAGCTGGGCACGGGTCTCCATGCCCACCGCCACAAGGCTGCGCTGGATGGCGGCATCCAAATCCGCACCCGACATGCCCGACAGTTCGCCCATCATGCGGAGCCACCGGGTGCCGTTCAGGCCCACCGGGAAGCGGTCTCCTTCGGGCACCAGGCCGATGCGGACGAGCACCGCCGGATTGCGGAAGGGCGCCTGGCTGAAGATGCTCACCTCTCCGCCGGATGGGGGAAGGAGCCCTGCGAGCAACTGGATGAGCGACGATTTGCCCGCGCCGTTGGGCCCCAGGAGGCCCGTGATGCCGCCGCCCTCGGGCAATTCAAAGCTGGTGGGCGAAAGGCCCAGGATGTCGCCGTAGCGGAGCGACGCGCGTTCGAGCCGGATCATAGGACCGCCTCCGAAGGCTTGGTCCGCTTCACGGCGATCCAGGTCCAGAACGCGATGTGGAGGATCGTGCCCGCAAGGGTGGGAGCCCATTTCAGAAGCGGCTCGCCCACGTTGAAGATGAGCTGAGGCCAGGCTTGGACCAGCGCGTAGGGGCTCATGGCCATCCATTGCTTGCTTTGCAGGGCGCCGGTGAAGATTCCGCCGATGGCCGAGGTTCCCAGCACGATGCCCAGCACCCAGCCGAAACTCGCCCGGGGCGATCCTGCCATGGCCGAGGCGCCCAAGGTCACCGCCGCCATGAGCAGGGCGATGATGATCGCCGCAGGCAACAAGTAAAGCGGCGCCGAAACCCAGATGGGGCCTGCCTTCCCGGCCATGGCCAGGGAAAGGCCCCAGGGCAGGAGCACGAAGGGCAGCATCACCGCCATGGGGATGATGAAGGCCGAGAGCGCCTTGGCGGTGATGTAGTCCTGGGGCCGCACGGGATGCGCATAGACGAGGGGCCGGATGCGGTAGAGCGAATCGCGCGAGATGATGCCGCCCACCATGAAGGCCATCATGAACCACAGGGGAACGAGCATCCACCAGTCGATGAGTCCCGCCTGGTAGTCGGCGCCCTGGGTCATGATCTTGTTCGCGAATTCTTTCAATCCGCCCAGTCCGGGCGAGGTATTGATGAGGTATTTCACGTAGAGGACGATGAGTTCGATGAGCAGGATCGCAAGGAAGATGAACCCGAAGATGAAGAAGCCGACCTTGCGCTTGACCACGCGCCTGAGATCGAATTTCGCGAGCACTTGAATGGGATGGCTGCCTTCGGAAAGCTCGGGCCGCGGCGGCAGGGAAGGGGCGTAAATGGGCATCAGTGGCTCCCCACGGTCTCGCCGATGTTGCCTCGCAACGCCCGGATGAGCACCTCGTCCAGGCGGTCGTGGCGCGGCGTGAGCTGCACCAGCACGGCGCCGATGCCTTTGGCGAACTGGAAGGGCAGCACGGGATCCGCCGTGGCCAGCTCCACATCGTAGATGCCGTTGCGGTGCTCCAGTACCGTGCCAAGCTCCGCCAGTTTTTCTTCCTGCTTTTCGTTGAGGGGATCCAGAAACCTCAATTCGAAGCGCTTGGCCAGCATCTTCCGCAGGCCCGCCATGGACCCCGCCGCCTTGACTTCGCCCTTGTCGAGGATGACGAGCTGGTCGGACACCCGTTCCACGTCTTCCAGCAGGTGCGACGCCATGATGACCGAGGTGCCCAGCTCTGCGTGGACCTTCAACACCAGGTCCAGCATGCGTTTCCGGCCGTCGGGATCCAGGCCGTTGGTGGGCTCGTCCAGGAACACCAGTTCCGGCGAGTGGACCAGCGCCTGGGCCAGCTTCACGCGCTGGCGCATGCCCGTGGAATAACCGCTTACGGGCCGGTAGCGGGCTTCGTCGAGGGCCACGAAATAGAGCACCTCATGGGCGCGGTCCCGGGCCTGCTCGGCCGTGAGGCCCGACAGCTCGCCCCAGAACGAAACCTGTTCGTAGGCTGATGTGTCTTCGATGAGCGCGTCGTATTCCGGCATGTAGCCGATGCGGCCCCGCAGCTTCGCGGCTTCGTGGGTGCCCAGCGGAATGCCCAGCACATGGCCGCCCCCCGCGCTGGGGGTCAGCAGCCCCAGCAGGGTTTTCAGCAGGGTGGATTTGCCCGAGCCATTGGGCCCCAGCAGACCCACGATGCCATCTTCCAGGGTGAGACTCAGACCCTTCAGCGCAATGGTGGGGCCGTACCGTACCTCAAGACTTTCAAATGAAATCAAGGCGGCTCTCCTGGAAAGTGCGGGTAGGTCGGTTACGAGGTGATGATGATATCGGTTTACGGGGC encodes:
- the bamA gene encoding outer membrane protein assembly factor BamA, with protein sequence MTLKTQIKHWAAARCVGGLLPLMLVAGTPAILRAQEAEPIVAIEVAGAQKQTAETVIFKSGVKVGDDLRNLDLAKILEKMWASGSFDDIKFEVQDDKTKAGKKLIIIIRERPIIKEVDYRGGTELGLTNIKDKVKEKKLAIAADSLYDPDAARKIKDLIVDQAAEKGFRNPVVDVNLETMGAGVARLVFDIKEGGKARIYSIKFRGNKVFSSGQLARAMAKTRRHWSFSWLTSHDLLVDKNLEEDLKHVKEAYWRRGYKDVFVGQPTIEVQDFTTAKQKKKNLKREREAKSPKYDLRATLVVPVLEGEQYYEGTFKVEGNEKVFKEKYFREKYAEMKRDNRSVVAKFLNFKPSTEDQPAQKARPFDLDALTKAMDKIKEGYSNASYILYRAEKKLETREEAGRKLVDTTLKVDEGEPFTIRRIEFEGNTTTKDKVLRRSLRLREGDPFSSEEFKDSFTGLGQLGFFDVKNQEPKVDLVPNKPQVDITIKGEEAGVNELLFQGGYGQLFGFSLGASFSTKNLGGGGESLAVSFNGGQFSKSASISYVEPYVLDLPYSFSASVSNGTTDYDASRVGASNAYKQFTRSLGLNTGTRLSTFFPQSRWAFFTTYSVGYTFSIIRIEGGRNIYYRDANSQLTSTFNQSIEFNTVNHPYKPTQGTRFGMSLEYGGWQFGGDKPSLRANWSFSKYANLADRHIFAANLSYGYLQGLGNEVLPLYQLYRPGGENSIRGYRYGQVGSLLLDNFGNPVVVGGNKQFIANLEYQFKVADPFRLVVFYDAGNAWAPGTKIFSSDFVSYTLGTQTIAYKNPTLLRSVGVELRFFLPISPAPLRLIWSRKLNPYPFDPEGQNDFQFSIGTTF
- a CDS encoding OmpH family outer membrane protein codes for the protein MRRILALAALATLASAPVLAQEAPAPRFAIFAPDQLFKTSSRAKKVVEQLDVVGKGLQEKLVAKQKELEKMAEQLKSPGLSDEGRAKLQRDLQDGEVAFKRAQEDSQKEFNKESDKIYGQFQTEVGPIVEAVSRERKLQVVFQYTRQNAGMFAFTDEKWAVEFTDEIAKRYDAKFEGKSAAPQGDAAKPAAKPAGPKKNG
- the dut gene encoding dUTP diphosphatase produces the protein METERSCSSDPMKIPIHQLPHAAGLELPAYATPFAAGMDLRAAIPEAETWSLEPGQRRLVPTGLVMAIPPGFEGQVRPRSGLALRHGVTVLNAPGTIDADYRGEVAVVLVNHGQEAFELRRGERIAQLLIAPVAACEWSLETASAALGDTHRGAGGYGSTGKR
- the purU gene encoding formyltetrahydrofolate deformylase — translated: MNPKQTATLLISCPDQKGIVARLSNFVFQHGGNILDSDHHTDFSVDRFLGRIEWEMEGFALPKAELPAALAEVADPMGGPEGRPWQLHFSDEVPRISIWCSRQDHCLLDLLWRHRAGELKAEIPVILSNHEDLRTTAEQFGITFQHVPATPGSKADAEARSLALMAQHRVDLVVLAKYMQVLSDDFLRSFPAVMNIHHSFLPAFAGAQPYHQAHARGVKVIGATAHYVTPELDAGPIIEQEITRVSHRDTVEDLIRKGRDLERMVLARAVRLHLQHRVLNYGNRTVVFE
- a CDS encoding 23S rRNA (adenine(2503)-C(2))-methyltransferase RlmN, with translation MDLRATMPWDAPAPEKAGRPSAFGLLPEDLKALGCPNNADHLFSLLQRPWTWTGGAPQFGKANLAFLESVADLSLPRIEESIGSSDGTRKLALRLSDGRRIETVHMPRVVKNARVTMCISSQVGCAMGCTFCATGAMGIQRNLSAGEIVGQVLSAMSALGPGTSSRLTLVFMGMGEPLHNLDHVHRAIRVLTHRSGLCIPARRITVSTSGLVSGIEKLARLKPRPLLALSLNASSDEARSRTMPVNKVWNLGRLRSALDAWGLRSNEKFTFEYVLLAGENDTDEDADRLVAWLGAMSRGHNLNLIPMNEHGASDFREPAEARIQAFSDRLKKHGCFVTVRRSRGRDVSAACGQLVK
- a CDS encoding FKBP-type peptidyl-prolyl cis-trans isomerase translates to MLFRTLLAATMALNLGASTADGPKADKGQKTTAPTKEKKMITTASGLQYLDTVEGSGASPMKGKTCVMHYTGWLWDGKAKGAKFDSSVDRGQPFEFTIGVGQVIKGWDEGVLSMKVGGKRTLIIPSVLGYGSRGAGGVIPPNATLCFEVELLGIK